A portion of the Carya illinoinensis cultivar Pawnee chromosome 11, C.illinoinensisPawnee_v1, whole genome shotgun sequence genome contains these proteins:
- the LOC122280831 gene encoding protein JOKA2-like isoform X1, translated as MDLLEEKVTKIKFGDTVKRTKTYFIGGSVHLYNMDDLRKEIRDLFNFPADADFILTYVDEDGDVITLFDNKDLSDALTQRMKVLKINVQLSNNKGFSSYAQSGGSISTQLLTSLQTQHPCPKIIKTGVVTQVSKSVLQQLREALLLHEALSKISEDIVSKAVSDPVLVELVDFISKMAQSHLNLDSQAHSGTNSTTQHVDGEEEEND; from the exons ATGGACTTGTTGGAGGAAAAGGTGACCAAG ATTAAATTTGGAGATACTGTCAAGCGTACAAAAACTTATTTCATTGGTGGGAGCGTACACCTTTATAACATGGATGATTTGAGGAAAGAGATCcgtgatttatttaattttcctgCTGATGCCGACTTTATCTTGACATATGTTGACGAAGATGGTGATGTGATAACACTTTTTGATAATAAGGATCTGTCTGACGCGTTGACACAGCGCATGAAAGTATTGAAAATCAATGTGCAACTGAGCAATAACAAAGGTTTTAGCTCCTATGCTCAATCTGGTGGAAGTATTTCTACCCAACTTCTTACTTCTCTTCAAACCCAGCATCCATGTCCGAAGATCATCAAAACCGGTGTTGTTACTCAGGTTTCAAAATCTGTGCTGCAACAGCTCCGGGAAGCGCTTCTGCTACATGAAGCACTTTCAAAGATTTCGGAGGATATAGTTTCTAAAGCTGTCTCTGATCCAGTTCTTGTTGAGCTTGTTGATTTCATATCAAAGATGGCACAGTCCCACCTCAATCTGGATTCACAAGCTCATTCTGGTACAAATTCAACTACGCAGCATGTGGATGGCGAGGAGGAAGAGAATGATTAA
- the LOC122280831 gene encoding protein NBR1 homolog isoform X2, with amino-acid sequence MDDLRKEIRDLFNFPADADFILTYVDEDGDVITLFDNKDLSDALTQRMKVLKINVQLSNNKGFSSYAQSGGSISTQLLTSLQTQHPCPKIIKTGVVTQVSKSVLQQLREALLLHEALSKISEDIVSKAVSDPVLVELVDFISKMAQSHLNLDSQAHSGTNSTTQHVDGEEEEND; translated from the coding sequence ATGGATGATTTGAGGAAAGAGATCcgtgatttatttaattttcctgCTGATGCCGACTTTATCTTGACATATGTTGACGAAGATGGTGATGTGATAACACTTTTTGATAATAAGGATCTGTCTGACGCGTTGACACAGCGCATGAAAGTATTGAAAATCAATGTGCAACTGAGCAATAACAAAGGTTTTAGCTCCTATGCTCAATCTGGTGGAAGTATTTCTACCCAACTTCTTACTTCTCTTCAAACCCAGCATCCATGTCCGAAGATCATCAAAACCGGTGTTGTTACTCAGGTTTCAAAATCTGTGCTGCAACAGCTCCGGGAAGCGCTTCTGCTACATGAAGCACTTTCAAAGATTTCGGAGGATATAGTTTCTAAAGCTGTCTCTGATCCAGTTCTTGTTGAGCTTGTTGATTTCATATCAAAGATGGCACAGTCCCACCTCAATCTGGATTCACAAGCTCATTCTGGTACAAATTCAACTACGCAGCATGTGGATGGCGAGGAGGAAGAGAATGATTAA
- the LOC122281615 gene encoding uncharacterized protein LOC122281615 yields the protein MNLPRTRTTATKSILLFSPLVTLCVLLSYTDWITKGCSCSALCVWMLPFLGLVLTVTLVIVAARATMVTWITVLVLLAFAGKRRRVLAQHGRKITADVAIHLFRILLKERGLVAVVCATIVSLMAMVRLREAE from the coding sequence ATGAACCTGCCTAGAACTAGAACAACAGCAACAAAATCGATCTTGTTGTTTTCTCCCCTTGTAACTTTGTGCGTTCTCTTATCTTACACTGACTGGATTACTAAAGGATGTTCATGTTCTGCCCTCTGCGTGTGGATGCTACCTTTTCTGGGGCTGGTTTTGACGGTGACATTGGTGATAGTCGCCGCTCGGGCCACCATGGTGACATGGATCACAGTGCTGGTGCTGCTAGCCTTTGCAGGAAAGCGTCGCCGGGTGCTGGCTCAACATGGAAGGAAGATCACTGCTGATGTTGCAATACATTTGTTCAGGATTTTGCTCAAAGAAAGAGGCCTTGTCGCGGTGGTTTGTGCAACAATTGTGAGCCTCATGGCCATGGTTCGCCTGAGAGAGGCTGAATGA
- the LOC122281614 gene encoding plant intracellular Ras-group-related LRR protein 1-like yields MDPNPKSFPILSYVMARIPSLGPRPSPLTSEIDIERPPTPYPKTPSDPSSSSSVHILIEEHMPHLTRPGVLASMTRAVSDVAQARSVLNTLGPRPDHEVVDNARARLADVEANLSKQLGEIVLSPRPSDVDRLHWRAHLSELENERRRSSEKEKQVYKAIVQLDDMHDAYEKLLKEAEERLEKIYKSAEATEGEYSPKYEYIPETEEPNEEVIGNLEAGSGEGLERVDLSSRRLRFLPEAFGRMRSLVVLDVSSNQLEVIPDSIAGLENLEELNASSNLLGSLPDSIGLLQKLKILNVSGNKLGVLPDSVYHCRSLVELDVSFNSLTYLPTNIGYGLVNLQKLSIQLNKIRSLPSSVCEMKSLRCLDAHFNEIHCVPIAIGRLTNLESLNLSSNFSDLKELPDTIGDLTNLRELDLSNNQIHSLPDTFGRLDNLTRLNLDQNPLVIPPVEVVNEGVEAVKVYMAKRWLEILAEEERKSMLEMQEHAQTGWLTRSTSWLKTYVSNVSEYLASPRGSPRDPCLDQQL; encoded by the exons ATGGATCCTAACCCCAAAAGCTTCCCGATTCTTTCCTATGTCATGGCACGAATTCCCTCTCTCGGGCCTAGGCCCTCTCCTCTCACCTCCGAAATTGACATCGAACGGCCACCCACGCCGTACCCGAAGACGCCCTCCgacccttcttcttcttcttccgtaCATATTCTAATTGAGGAACACATGCCCCACCTCACCCGCCCGGGAGTTCTGGCATCCATGACCCGTGCCGTCTCCGACGTGGCCCAGGCCCGATCCGTGCTCAACACCCTCGGCCCCCGCCCGGACCACGAGGTCGTTGACAATGCTAGAGCCAGGCTTGCAGACGTTGAAGCCAACCTCTCCAAACAGCTCGGTGAAATCGTGCTCTCGCCACGCCCGTCCGACGTCGACCGCCTCCATTGGCGAGCGCACCTCTCGGAGCTTGAGAACGAGCGCAGGCGATCGTCCGAGAAGGAGAAGCAGGTCTACAAGGCTATAGTGCAGCTGGACGATATGCACGACGCGTACGAGAAGCTTCTGAAGGAGGCTGAGGAGAGGCTGGAGAAGATTTACAAGTCAGCAGAGGCGACGGAGGGGGAGTATTCTCCGAAATATGAGTATATTCCGGAAACAGAAGAACCGAACGAGGAGGTGATTGGGAATTTGGAGGCAGGGTCTGGGGAAGGATTGGAGAGGGTCGATTTGTCAAGTCGGAGGTTGAGGTTCTTGCCCGAGGCGTTTGGTCGGATGCGAAGCCTAGTTGTGCTTGACGTTTCGAGTAATCAACTTGAG GTCATTCCTGACTCAATAGCGGGACTAGAAAACCTTGAGGAGCTTAATGCCTCCTCTAATCTTTTGGGATCACTGCCAGACTCGATTGGCTTGttgcaaaaattgaaaattcttAATGTCTCAGGAAACAAGCTAGGTGTCCTCCCTGACAGTGTCTATCATTGCAG GTCATTGGTGGAGTTAGATGTAAGCTTCAACAGCCTGACTTATTTGCCGACAAACATTGGTTATGGATTAGTAAATCTTCAGAAGCTTTCGATACAATTGAACAAGATTCGTTCCCTTCCCTCTTCTGTATGTGAGATGAAGTCTCTGCGCTGTCTCGATGCTCACTTCAATGAGATCCATTGCGTTCCAAttgcaattggaagattgaCTAATCTTGAAAGTCTCAATCTTAGCAGTAATTTTAGTGACTTGAAGGAACTCCCTGACACGATTGGTGATTTGACCAACCTGAGGGAACTTGATCTCAGCAACAATCAGATTCATTCTCTTCCAGATACATTTGGTCGGCTTGACAATCTGACCAGACTCAACTTGGACCAAAATCCTCTTGTAATCCCACCAGTAGAGGTTGTGAATGAAGGGGTTGAAGCTGTCAAAGTTTATATGGCTAAGAGGTGGCTTGAGATACTAGCCGAGGAAGAAAGGAAGAGCATGCTTGAAATGCAGGAACATGCCCAGACCGGATGGTTGACTCGCAGCACCTCCTGGTTGAAAACTTATGTTTCGAATGTTTCAGAATATTTGGCATCCCCCAGGGGATCTCCTAGAGACCCTTGTCTTGATCAGCAGCTATAA